From Candidatus Gastranaerophilales bacterium, one genomic window encodes:
- a CDS encoding response regulator transcription factor, with protein MINKILVVDDDEAINELIKINLELAGYTVFSAPDGIKGFAICKQENPDIVILDVMMPEVDGYTVAKRIRENPPTKDIPILMLTAMGMLQDKVKGFDIGVDDYLVKPFEMEELLARVKALLKRSNHIPESMATKELLTIGDITLLPETYSVKIKDKETKITPIEYEILNLLVQNYGNMVSSAKILKDIWGYTPDDDVETIRVHIRHIRTKLDKISDGKKYIETIYGGGYRIIPDGITK; from the coding sequence ATGATTAATAAAATATTAGTTGTTGATGACGATGAAGCGATAAATGAACTTATCAAAATAAACTTGGAACTTGCAGGTTATACTGTTTTTTCAGCACCTGACGGGATTAAAGGTTTTGCAATTTGCAAACAAGAAAACCCCGATATCGTAATCTTAGATGTTATGATGCCGGAAGTAGATGGTTACACCGTCGCAAAAAGAATAAGAGAAAATCCCCCAACTAAAGATATTCCTATTTTGATGCTTACAGCTATGGGAATGCTCCAAGATAAAGTCAAAGGATTCGACATCGGAGTAGACGATTATCTGGTAAAACCCTTTGAGATGGAAGAATTGCTTGCTAGGGTTAAAGCTTTGCTAAAAAGAAGCAACCATATCCCCGAATCTATGGCTACTAAAGAATTGTTGACAATCGGTGATATAACACTCTTACCGGAAACATATTCTGTAAAGATTAAAGACAAAGAAACAAAAATTACACCGATAGAGTATGAAATTTTAAACCTATTAGTTCAAAATTACGGGAACATGGTTTCTTCCGCAAAAATATTAAAAGATATTTGGGGCTACACTCCAGATGACGACGTTGAAACAATAAGAGTGCATATCCGTCACATCAGAACAAAACTCGACAAAATATCAGACGGAAAAAAGTACATAGAAACCATTTATGGCGGGGGGTACCGCATTATTCCTGATGGTATTACAAAGTAG
- a CDS encoding glycosyltransferase family 39 protein produces MEKLVNYVKAHKTGFAFFGLLVVCYFLYFYNVGNYPLIDVDETRYVSIARDMLNAHDWMTLKLNNEFFFEKPPLYFWILNSFFTLFGQISETIARLPIAIIATITVLSVFGVGSRIVSRTFGFVSALIMATSFEFIVLSRIAILDIFLSSFIILSVLSGFMTFFTAENKKKYYWWAFYIFSALAILAKGIPGFILPFGTMFFAYLVSGKIKEIFKPQYFLTGVALFFLITIPWHINMLQTHGHLFFHEYIIKHHLARFVGSEELGREEAWYFYIFVFAVGFLPWIFTFVSMIIEKIKTFVLDSKSYFSVGKYSEIKTKWESLFDVTKFLVLNVIAFLFAFLFFSSASTKLPTYILPVYAFAAYLLGYFWTQYIYFSSSKKSITISTIILNSIFLIAAVGGLFTPLFLKPDVASGINTFRIPAIILFTVVPVLAISGALLKRRWVVFSMHIALMVGIVIISANSVFNYMCSFGENDLIEYALKARSEKAKLATFDFGRRYSLNYYYEGFVDYHTEDDIQWLKDYSHNNPDAYIVVKIKNMDSLDNKFEYKTISIGKKYCLIKKK; encoded by the coding sequence ATGGAAAAACTTGTTAATTATGTAAAAGCACACAAAACAGGCTTCGCGTTTTTTGGATTGCTGGTTGTTTGCTATTTTTTATATTTCTATAATGTAGGAAATTATCCTTTGATTGATGTTGACGAAACAAGATATGTGTCAATAGCAAGAGATATGTTGAACGCACATGACTGGATGACCCTTAAACTAAACAATGAATTTTTCTTTGAAAAACCTCCACTATATTTTTGGATATTGAACTCGTTTTTCACTTTATTCGGGCAAATTTCTGAAACTATAGCACGGTTGCCAATCGCTATAATTGCTACGATTACAGTTCTTTCTGTTTTTGGAGTAGGTAGTAGGATTGTTTCAAGAACATTTGGCTTCGTTTCTGCGTTGATTATGGCGACAAGCTTTGAATTTATCGTGTTATCAAGGATTGCTATTCTTGATATATTTCTTTCATCATTTATTATACTTTCTGTTTTGTCCGGTTTTATGACTTTTTTCACAGCAGAAAATAAGAAAAAATATTATTGGTGGGCTTTTTATATTTTTTCAGCTCTAGCTATTTTGGCTAAAGGAATTCCGGGTTTTATTTTACCTTTTGGAACAATGTTTTTTGCTTATTTAGTTTCAGGGAAAATTAAAGAAATCTTCAAGCCACAATACTTTTTAACAGGTGTAGCTCTGTTCTTTTTGATAACCATTCCTTGGCATATTAATATGTTGCAAACGCATGGTCATTTGTTTTTCCATGAATATATAATAAAGCACCATTTGGCTCGATTTGTAGGCTCGGAAGAGCTTGGCAGAGAAGAAGCTTGGTACTTCTATATATTTGTATTTGCGGTTGGTTTTTTGCCGTGGATATTCACTTTTGTATCAATGATAATTGAAAAAATCAAAACTTTTGTCTTAGATTCAAAATCATATTTTTCAGTTGGAAAATATTCAGAAATAAAGACAAAATGGGAGTCTTTATTTGATGTAACTAAGTTCCTTGTGCTAAACGTAATTGCATTTTTATTTGCATTTTTATTCTTTAGTTCAGCTAGTACAAAATTGCCGACATATATTTTGCCGGTGTATGCTTTTGCAGCGTATTTGTTGGGCTATTTTTGGACCCAATATATTTATTTTTCATCAAGTAAAAAATCTATAACAATATCAACTATAATTTTAAATTCAATATTTTTAATTGCAGCTGTGGGCGGATTGTTTACGCCGTTGTTTTTAAAGCCTGATGTTGCTTCCGGGATTAATACCTTCAGAATTCCTGCGATAATTTTATTTACGGTAGTTCCTGTTTTAGCAATTTCCGGAGCACTTTTAAAAAGAAGATGGGTTGTATTTTCAATGCATATAGCCTTGATGGTAGGTATAGTTATTATAAGTGCAAACAGCGTTTTTAACTATATGTGTTCATTTGGCGAAAATGACTTAATTGAATACGCATTAAAAGCCAGAAGCGAAAAGGCAAAGCTTGCTACATTTGATTTTGGAAGAAGATATAGCTTGAATTATTATTATGAAGGATTTGTTGATTATCATACAGAAGATGATATTCAATGGTTAAAAGACTACTCTCACAATAATCCTGATGCTTATATTGTTGTTAAAATCAAAAATATGGACTCATTGGATAATAAATTTGAGTATAAAACAATTTCGATAGGTAAAAAATATTGTTTGATAAAAAAGAAATAG
- a CDS encoding flagellar biosynthetic protein FliO: MKKTAISVSALILCGSKVFAASTPAFLTEQMKQSMQHAPQLPNISNVLLSTLFMVVMIYVVAFMYQKISSFNSKKFTNAEDKSLNLNKMKIVSSMALGANKAVHIVEVNGKYLVLGSTASNISLLKEFDKKSLKNAEMFATSMGQTDVKPEDIEQGLNTIYPKEQEKIVVEPQKTDEDDGFNDVYKKYIN, translated from the coding sequence ATGAAGAAAACGGCAATATCAGTTTCAGCTTTGATTCTGTGTGGTTCGAAAGTTTTTGCGGCAAGCACGCCCGCTTTTTTAACAGAACAAATGAAACAAAGCATGCAACATGCTCCTCAGCTTCCTAATATTTCAAACGTATTATTATCTACACTGTTTATGGTTGTGATGATATATGTTGTTGCTTTTATGTATCAAAAAATCAGTTCTTTTAATTCTAAAAAATTCACAAACGCAGAGGATAAATCATTAAACTTAAATAAAATGAAAATAGTAAGTTCGATGGCTCTGGGTGCGAATAAAGCCGTCCATATCGTAGAAGTGAACGGTAAATACCTTGTTTTGGGCTCCACTGCATCTAATATCAGCTTGCTCAAAGAATTTGATAAAAAATCATTGAAAAATGCGGAAATGTTTGCAACTTCAATGGGGCAAACTGATGTTAAGCCTGAAGATATCGAGCAAGGGCTAAATACTATCTATCCGAAAGAACAAGAAAAAATAGTTGTTGAACCGCAAAAAACTGATGAAGATGATGGTTTCAACGATGTCTATAAAAAATATATTAATTAG
- a CDS encoding glycosyltransferase codes for MQKILVTMPISIAGCLIMRGFAKAFRQLGFFVEKKDIREITREYIDYYKPDYIIGYDYGYLVNQNLADSLKNTNFNFIHYFADVPQENFALSQNPDLYQKLKNTDNKVFIWDKSYIQDFKNCNYLPLAVDASLYKSSFNGYQHKISFVGRPLTGKRQNILIDIIKHFGPISIFSYEPHFEKSVAEIEKSNTMTKEELQWYKESFKGFVKTEEEMAEIYNSSAINLNITIQGKNNINYRVFEVLASSGFLLTDEMKDISKYFEVGRELETYKDTKDLIDKIEFYLQNRNIAQAIARAGRKNVVNNHTFKERAKKMFDIGKKK; via the coding sequence ATGCAAAAAATCTTAGTCACAATGCCTATCAGTATCGCTGGATGCCTTATTATGAGGGGATTTGCTAAAGCTTTTCGTCAACTGGGCTTTTTCGTTGAAAAAAAAGACATAAGAGAAATAACCCGTGAATATATAGACTATTACAAGCCTGATTATATCATAGGCTATGACTATGGCTATCTCGTCAATCAAAATTTGGCTGACAGTTTGAAAAATACAAACTTTAACTTTATTCATTACTTCGCTGACGTTCCTCAAGAAAACTTTGCTCTATCTCAAAATCCTGATTTGTATCAAAAACTTAAAAACACCGACAACAAAGTTTTTATTTGGGATAAGTCTTATATCCAAGATTTTAAAAATTGCAATTATTTGCCTTTGGCAGTTGACGCTTCTTTATACAAGTCATCTTTCAACGGCTATCAACACAAAATTTCATTTGTCGGAAGACCTTTAACCGGCAAAAGACAAAATATACTTATCGACATCATTAAACATTTCGGTCCTATCAGCATTTTTTCTTATGAACCTCATTTTGAAAAAAGCGTTGCCGAAATCGAAAAAAGCAACACGATGACAAAAGAAGAATTGCAATGGTACAAAGAATCTTTCAAAGGATTTGTTAAAACTGAAGAAGAAATGGCTGAAATTTATAACAGCTCTGCTATTAATTTAAACATCACAATCCAAGGTAAAAACAATATAAACTACAGGGTATTTGAAGTTTTGGCAAGTTCAGGCTTCCTTTTGACAGACGAAATGAAAGATATTTCAAAATATTTTGAAGTCGGTCGTGAGCTTGAAACCTATAAAGATACCAAAGACTTGATTGACAAAATAGAATTCTATTTGCAAAACAGAAACATTGCTCAAGCAATCGCCAGAGCCGGACGAAAAAACGTCGTAAATAATCATACGTTCAAAGAACGTGCTAAAAAAATGTTTGATATAGGAAAGAAAAAATGA
- the uvrA gene encoding excinuclease ABC subunit UvrA, producing MNDKIIIRKANQHNLKNVSLDLPKNELIVFTGVSGSGKSSLAFDTIFAEGQRRYMESLSVYARQFLGQMDKPNVESIEGLSPAISIDQKSTSNNPRSTVGTVTEIYDYLRLLYARIGTPHCPECGSEIKPQSIDEIVDKIMKLKEGTKIQLLAPLVRGKKGEYTNLIEELRQEGFIRLRIDGKVINTDEEDVELAKTTKHTIEVVVDRLVIKDSAKARLADSAQIALKKANGLMLVDVVDGKEMIFSEKLACPSCNLSFEELAPRIFSFNNPYGACSACSGIGAFFKVNPKLIVPDPTKSLKDGAVYPWARTGNPYYQAILSSVAEEYDIDMSMPFEQLSKEHQQIILYGSGKNKVRLKYQEFGTSKWVARNRPFEGVIPYYTKRYNETGSEDMREEIQKYMTETPCPECNGARLKPFPLAVTIQDKNINEVCHLSIKNAFSFFSNLFLELDDYKLTIAKQLLEEIRARLKFLLDVGLGYIDLARMARTLSGGEAQRIRLATQIGSGLSGVLYVLDEPSIGLHQLNNDMLINTLIHLRNLGNTLIVVEHDEDTIRSADHIVDIGPKAGVNGGKIIAQGSLEDIEKAKESLTGQYLSEKLKIEVPKIRRNGNGQFLEISDAHLNNLKHLDLKIPMGKIVALTGVSGSGKSTLMQDLIYEYALHKLRGNKPKPIGVKEIKGFENIDKIIDIDQSPIGRTPRSNPATYTDVFSHIRDLYAKTAEAKVRGYKPGRFSFNVKGGRCEACKGDGVLKIEMNFLSDVFVKCDVCKGKRYNRETLEVKYKGKDISEVLDMSVAEALEFFKNVPKIKNRLQTLYDVGLDYIKLGQSATTLSGGEAQRIKLAAELNKKATGKTLYLLDEPTVGLHWYDLDKLIIILNKLADNGNTILIIEHNLDLIKTVDHIIDLGPMGGDEGGYIVAEGTPEEVAQNQNSYTGQYLKKML from the coding sequence ATGAACGACAAAATTATCATAAGAAAAGCAAATCAACACAATCTTAAAAACGTCAGTTTGGATTTGCCAAAAAATGAATTAATTGTATTCACGGGTGTCAGCGGCTCAGGGAAAAGCTCTCTTGCCTTTGATACAATTTTTGCCGAAGGTCAAAGACGCTATATGGAAAGCCTATCTGTTTACGCAAGGCAATTTTTAGGACAAATGGACAAACCTAACGTTGAAAGCATTGAAGGACTATCACCTGCTATTTCTATTGACCAAAAATCTACCAGCAACAATCCTCGTTCAACTGTTGGAACTGTCACTGAAATTTATGATTATTTAAGACTTTTATATGCAAGAATAGGAACACCTCATTGTCCGGAATGCGGTAGCGAAATCAAGCCACAATCTATCGACGAAATCGTTGACAAAATCATGAAGCTTAAAGAAGGTACCAAAATTCAGCTCCTTGCACCCTTAGTTAGAGGCAAAAAAGGTGAATACACAAACCTTATTGAAGAATTACGCCAAGAAGGCTTTATAAGGTTGCGTATTGACGGTAAAGTAATAAATACCGATGAAGAAGATGTAGAGCTCGCAAAAACAACAAAACACACAATTGAAGTAGTTGTCGACAGACTCGTCATCAAGGATAGTGCTAAAGCTCGGCTCGCAGACAGTGCTCAAATTGCTCTAAAAAAAGCAAATGGATTAATGCTTGTTGATGTTGTTGACGGAAAAGAAATGATTTTCTCTGAAAAACTCGCTTGCCCATCTTGCAATTTGAGTTTTGAAGAACTTGCACCCAGAATTTTTAGCTTCAACAATCCTTATGGAGCTTGCTCTGCCTGCTCGGGAATCGGTGCTTTTTTCAAAGTAAACCCAAAATTAATCGTACCAGACCCTACAAAATCACTAAAAGATGGGGCTGTTTATCCTTGGGCACGGACTGGAAATCCCTATTATCAAGCTATATTATCTTCGGTTGCTGAAGAATACGACATTGATATGTCAATGCCTTTTGAACAACTTTCAAAAGAACATCAGCAAATTATATTATACGGAAGCGGCAAAAACAAAGTCCGCTTAAAATATCAAGAATTTGGCACGTCAAAATGGGTTGCAAGAAACAGACCTTTTGAGGGCGTAATCCCTTATTATACAAAAAGATACAATGAAACAGGCTCGGAAGATATGAGGGAAGAAATTCAAAAATATATGACGGAAACCCCTTGTCCTGAATGTAACGGAGCAAGATTGAAACCTTTCCCGCTAGCTGTCACAATCCAAGATAAAAATATAAATGAGGTTTGCCATTTATCAATTAAAAATGCTTTTTCTTTCTTTTCAAACTTGTTTTTGGAGCTTGATGACTATAAACTCACAATCGCAAAACAGCTTTTAGAAGAAATTAGAGCAAGGCTAAAATTCTTACTAGATGTGGGGTTAGGCTACATTGACCTTGCAAGAATGGCAAGAACTCTATCTGGCGGCGAAGCTCAAAGAATAAGACTCGCAACTCAAATAGGAAGCGGACTTTCAGGTGTTTTGTATGTACTTGATGAGCCATCTATAGGATTGCATCAACTCAACAACGATATGTTGATAAATACACTTATTCACCTTAGAAATCTTGGAAACACACTTATAGTCGTAGAGCATGACGAAGATACTATAAGAAGTGCCGACCACATAGTAGATATAGGACCAAAAGCCGGCGTCAACGGTGGTAAAATAATAGCCCAAGGTTCACTTGAAGATATCGAAAAGGCAAAAGAATCTTTAACAGGACAATACTTGAGCGAGAAGCTAAAAATAGAAGTGCCTAAAATTAGAAGAAATGGTAACGGGCAATTTTTAGAAATATCTGACGCTCATTTAAACAACCTTAAACACCTCGATTTAAAAATTCCTATGGGCAAAATTGTAGCACTGACAGGCGTTAGCGGTTCCGGCAAATCTACTCTTATGCAAGATTTAATTTACGAATACGCACTTCATAAATTAAGAGGAAATAAACCTAAACCAATTGGAGTCAAAGAAATTAAAGGCTTTGAAAATATCGATAAAATTATTGATATAGACCAATCACCGATAGGTAGAACTCCTCGCTCAAACCCCGCTACATACACAGATGTATTTTCGCACATTAGAGATTTATATGCAAAAACAGCAGAAGCAAAAGTTAGAGGATACAAGCCCGGAAGATTTAGTTTTAACGTAAAAGGCGGACGTTGTGAAGCTTGCAAGGGTGACGGCGTTTTAAAAATAGAAATGAATTTTTTATCAGATGTCTTCGTAAAATGCGACGTCTGCAAAGGCAAACGCTACAACAGAGAAACTCTTGAGGTTAAATACAAAGGAAAAGATATCTCCGAGGTGCTTGATATGAGTGTTGCTGAGGCTTTAGAGTTTTTTAAAAATGTACCAAAAATAAAAAACAGATTGCAAACATTATATGATGTCGGCTTAGACTATATCAAGCTTGGGCAAAGTGCAACAACCCTATCCGGAGGTGAAGCACAAAGAATTAAATTGGCAGCTGAACTCAACAAAAAAGCTACCGGCAAAACGCTCTATCTCTTAGATGAGCCAACAGTAGGGCTTCACTGGTATGACCTTGATAAACTTATAATAATTTTAAACAAACTCGCAGATAACGGCAATACGATTTTGATAATTGAACACAATCTTGATTTAATAAAAACTGTTGACCACATCATAGATTTAGGACCTATGGGCGGTGATGAAGGCGGGTATATAGTAGCTGAAGGGACTCCCGAAGAAGTTGCTCAAAATCAAAATTCATACACCGGACAATACTTGAAAAAAATGCTATAA
- a CDS encoding HAD-IA family hydrolase — protein MFKRLKLKKNIKLIVSDFDGVFTDGTAFVDKDLHSIKKISFKDVMGVSQALKNGYKVAIISGEKTPAIDFLAKKFEAMEDFQDIRPKLPVLKQLMEKYSLTQDEVIYIGDDVNDIESLSFVGNAVTVPNANKKVKSLKNVMITKNAGGDGAFREVIDKLLQMK, from the coding sequence ATGTTTAAACGATTAAAACTAAAAAAGAATATTAAACTAATCGTAAGTGATTTTGACGGCGTGTTTACAGATGGAACCGCCTTTGTTGACAAGGATTTACACTCTATTAAAAAAATCAGTTTCAAAGATGTGATGGGTGTTTCTCAAGCATTAAAAAATGGCTACAAGGTTGCAATAATTTCCGGAGAAAAAACCCCTGCTATAGATTTTTTAGCTAAAAAATTCGAGGCAATGGAAGATTTTCAAGATATAAGACCAAAACTTCCTGTTTTAAAACAATTAATGGAAAAATATTCTTTAACTCAAGATGAAGTAATATATATAGGTGATGACGTTAACGACATTGAAAGCTTATCATTTGTGGGGAATGCTGTAACGGTTCCAAATGCAAATAAAAAAGTTAAGAGCTTAAAAAATGTCATGATTACAAAAAACGCAGGTGGTGACGGGGCTTTTAGAGAAGTCATCGACAAGCTTTTGCAAATGAAATAG
- the rpsP gene encoding 30S ribosomal protein S16, with protein MVKIRLRRLGAKKSPIFRIVVLNSTTKREAAPIQHLGFYNPKTKEMKLDKASALEWIKKGAQPTETAQYLIDNCDDEGKLIYKEKTSTKLSKKAQAKLDAEKEAQAAAASEATETPAE; from the coding sequence ATGGTTAAAATCAGATTAAGAAGACTAGGTGCAAAAAAGAGCCCGATTTTCAGAATCGTTGTTCTTAACTCTACTACTAAAAGAGAAGCTGCTCCTATTCAACACTTAGGTTTTTATAACCCTAAAACTAAAGAAATGAAATTAGATAAAGCTTCTGCTTTAGAATGGATTAAAAAAGGTGCTCAACCTACTGAAACAGCTCAATACTTAATTGATAACTGTGATGATGAAGGTAAACTTATCTACAAAGAAAAAACATCTACTAAACTTTCTAAAAAAGCTCAAGCTAAATTAGACGCAGAAAAAGAAGCTCAAGCAGCGGCAGCTTCTGAAGCTACTGAAACTCCTGCCGAATAA
- a CDS encoding glycosyltransferase family 9 protein, whose translation MFDKKEIEKKILVINEGKLGDVIVTSPLCKELKLKYPEHKLYFIAGPYGAEVAKFIPEVDDVIIFDKKNAHKGLNGLFSFLKENKKLKNADYAFVVHRYNRGNLLALLLGAKRRISDWKDSKFYKYFLTDKMYKDIYSKPIKKTKEYGNYINFDTGLVENRDFELSFDVSDEVLAHSEKILRYYTNEPFENMVVISLNYCWSVDKTSELLQKLNILHKTPVVIGAPYSSFMEGEIKADFVDLAGQTSIDELCGIIRACGSIITVDTGTLHIAAAYGKPIVALMPDDHFEMWGYEEKSKIITYSNYSENYDAIEVNDVIERFLSL comes from the coding sequence TTGTTTGATAAAAAAGAAATAGAAAAAAAAATATTAGTAATCAATGAGGGAAAACTCGGTGATGTAATCGTTACGTCACCACTTTGCAAGGAGCTGAAATTAAAATATCCCGAACATAAGTTGTATTTTATTGCAGGTCCTTATGGGGCAGAGGTTGCCAAATTTATTCCCGAAGTCGATGATGTAATTATCTTTGACAAAAAAAACGCTCACAAAGGACTTAATGGCTTATTTTCTTTTTTGAAAGAAAATAAAAAATTAAAAAATGCAGATTATGCTTTTGTTGTGCATCGCTATAACAGGGGAAATCTTTTGGCATTACTGTTGGGAGCAAAAAGAAGGATTTCAGATTGGAAAGATTCTAAATTTTACAAATATTTCTTGACAGATAAAATGTATAAGGATATTTACTCAAAACCTATAAAAAAGACCAAAGAATATGGAAATTATATAAATTTTGATACAGGATTAGTAGAAAATAGAGATTTTGAGCTTTCTTTTGATGTTTCAGATGAGGTTTTGGCTCATTCAGAAAAAATTCTTCGTTATTATACCAACGAACCTTTTGAAAATATGGTTGTCATTTCGCTAAATTATTGTTGGAGCGTAGATAAAACTTCTGAACTTTTGCAAAAATTAAATATTTTGCACAAAACTCCCGTGGTTATAGGGGCTCCTTATTCGAGCTTTATGGAAGGTGAGATAAAAGCAGATTTTGTAGACCTTGCAGGTCAAACTAGTATTGATGAGTTATGTGGGATAATAAGAGCCTGTGGCTCAATTATAACTGTTGATACGGGGACATTGCATATTGCAGCTGCTTATGGCAAGCCGATAGTTGCGTTGATGCCGGATGACCATTTTGAAATGTGGGGATACGAAGAGAAATCTAAAATTATCACTTATTCTAATTATAGTGAGAATTATGACGCAATTGAAGTAAATGATGTAATTGAGAGATTTTTGTCTTTATAG
- a CDS encoding N-acetylneuraminate synthase family protein, with protein sequence MNKYVLIGGKKVGIGEPTFIIAEIGINHNGSVKLAKKLIDIAVMAGCDAVKFQKRTVDIVYTKEELAMPRENPFGDTNGDLKRGLEFDFEAYDEIDKYCKKKGIMWFASCWDEKSVDFIDQFNPPCYKISSASLTDDDLLKYTRSKGKPVLISTGMSTIEEIDHAVEILGLKDLIIYHCTSTYPTDNDEINLTAIQSLANRYDCPIGYSGHERGLTPSTLSVVYGAVSVERHITNDRTNWGSDQAASLEPDGLFRLVRDIRLVPRIAGNGEKIVYESEKPIIKKLRRVKTVNV encoded by the coding sequence ATGAATAAATATGTGCTAATAGGGGGAAAAAAAGTAGGTATCGGTGAACCGACTTTTATAATCGCAGAAATCGGGATTAATCATAACGGCTCTGTTAAACTAGCCAAAAAACTTATTGATATAGCAGTTATGGCAGGCTGTGACGCTGTAAAATTTCAAAAAAGAACTGTTGATATTGTCTACACTAAAGAAGAGCTGGCTATGCCAAGAGAAAACCCCTTCGGCGATACGAACGGTGACCTCAAAAGAGGTTTGGAATTCGATTTTGAAGCCTATGATGAAATCGACAAATATTGCAAGAAAAAAGGCATAATGTGGTTTGCTTCATGTTGGGATGAAAAATCAGTTGATTTTATCGACCAATTCAATCCTCCTTGCTATAAGATTTCTTCTGCTTCTTTAACAGATGACGATTTGTTGAAATATACAAGAAGCAAAGGCAAGCCGGTTTTAATTTCTACCGGAATGAGTACAATTGAAGAAATCGACCATGCTGTTGAAATTTTAGGCTTAAAAGATTTGATTATTTATCATTGCACATCTACTTATCCTACGGATAACGATGAAATTAATTTAACCGCAATTCAATCTTTAGCTAACAGATATGATTGCCCTATTGGATACTCAGGGCACGAAAGAGGACTGACTCCATCTACGCTTTCAGTTGTTTACGGAGCGGTTTCTGTTGAAAGACATATAACAAATGACAGAACGAATTGGGGCTCTGACCAAGCTGCAAGCCTTGAACCTGACGGACTATTCAGGCTGGTAAGAGATATAAGATTAGTCCCTCGAATTGCAGGCAATGGTGAAAAAATTGTTTATGAGTCAGAAAAACCTATTATCAAAAAATTGAGAAGGGTCAAAACGGTCAATGTTTAA